A stretch of the Azorhizobium caulinodans ORS 571 genome encodes the following:
- the rimP gene encoding ribosome maturation factor RimP: MNETVEALDPNEPRLITESGVAARIAAIVTPVLADLNLRLVRVKVTARDGGTCQIMAERPDGSMTIDDCEAASRAISPVLDVEDPITGAYRLEISSPGIDRPLVRLTDFDRWAGHEVKVEMAVPVDGRKRFRGILIGTRAELAVVKRTDAPKGEEPEVSLPVADIGEAKLVLTDALITEALRRAKAAERGLGEDEEFEDDADEVFEGDEADEKAAKDAANAERANAKKAADKAEKRAGKVARKAAKSEKAEKSQAKTGKARLSKAEVDDLAVTNPASRALRGGKPKAKETH, from the coding sequence ATGAACGAGACCGTCGAAGCGCTGGACCCCAACGAGCCGCGCCTCATCACCGAATCCGGCGTCGCCGCGCGCATCGCTGCGATCGTCACGCCCGTGCTGGCCGACCTCAACCTGCGCCTGGTGCGCGTGAAGGTGACGGCGCGCGACGGCGGCACCTGCCAGATCATGGCGGAGCGGCCCGACGGCTCGATGACCATCGACGACTGCGAGGCCGCGTCCCGCGCCATCTCGCCGGTGCTCGACGTGGAAGACCCCATCACCGGCGCCTACCGGCTGGAGATTTCCTCTCCTGGCATCGACCGGCCGCTGGTGCGGCTCACCGATTTCGACCGCTGGGCCGGTCATGAGGTGAAGGTGGAGATGGCGGTGCCGGTTGACGGCCGCAAGCGGTTCCGCGGCATCCTCATCGGCACCCGCGCAGAGCTGGCCGTGGTCAAGCGCACCGATGCCCCCAAGGGCGAGGAGCCGGAAGTTTCCCTCCCCGTCGCCGATATCGGCGAGGCCAAGCTGGTGCTCACCGACGCCCTCATCACCGAGGCGCTGCGCCGGGCCAAGGCTGCCGAGCGCGGCCTCGGCGAGGACGAAGAGTTTGAAGACGACGCCGACGAGGTGTTCGAGGGCGACGAGGCGGACGAAAAAGCCGCCAAGGATGCCGCGAATGCCGAGCGGGCGAATGCCAAGAAGGCCGCCGACAAGGCCGAGAAGCGGGCCGGAAAGGTCGCGCGCAAGGCGGCCAAGTCCGAGAAAGCCGAGAAGTCCCAGGCCAAGACCGGCAAGGCACGCCTCTCCAAGGCCGAAGTCGATGATCTGGCCGTCACCAATCCGGCCTCTCGCGCGCTGCGCGGAGGAAAGCCCAAAGCGAAGGAGACGCACTGA